DNA from Podospora pseudopauciseta strain CBS 411.78 chromosome 5 map unlocalized CBS411.78m_5, whole genome shotgun sequence:
GTTGAAAGACAAATACGCACCATATAACCCCGTTGTAAACCGGATCCCACCCCGAAATCGTCATGGGCAAAATCCCAATCGCCTGCCTCGCGctctccaccctcaacccccgGTCCCCCGGCGAGTCCTTTGTCAGAATAATCAGCACATGCAGATACCGAAACTTGACCGTAAACTCATACAACCTCatcaccttctccctcttcacatCAACCCCCGCTCCCGGCACCCCCCCTTGTCgttccctctccacccccctccgaAACGTCTCATCCGTCTCCCTGAACCActccgccaacctccccttcaagacctccctctcctcttctgtcccctcccccttccccaaatactccaacaccctcccgCTCAGCTTGGCCAGCTCGACATTCCTCAGAAAGATATACCCCCCAAACTCggcatccaccccctcaacccccttaGCCCTCCTCTGATCCGTCAAGTGCGGCCTGAAAGCCCCaaaccactcccccctcGGCATCTCCACCCGCTCAACatccaccccatcccacaACCCAACCTGCGATCGTCCGAACGTCAAAGCACAACACTTTTCCATGTTGTAAATCGCCCAAAACAAAGCCAAACCCCTCTGtttttcctcttccccttccccttccccttccccttccccttccccttccccttccccttccccttccccttcctctgccccccctccctcccatagTCTTAAGGCTTGCGCCATACGGCATAGGTGACTGCAGAGCATCCAGCTTACGTTTGGGCTCGCCGCGAAATCTTCCCCGTGAAAGCTGAGCATGGTGAAGGCTGCGATGTTTACCTTGCTGGGGTGGAGGTATAAAGACGCGTTTTGGAGGGCTAGGCGGACGTTGTGACGCCAGTgggggacggaggaggggaagagggtggcggttatgggggaggagaggaggaagtagtTTGTGTAGATTATCCAGCCGGGGGCCACGGTGccgggggagaagatgatggtcgagaggaggcggggggaggggggggggaagaagggggaggcgaAGAGGGTTAAGGGGGTGAATTCTGTTGGCGTCAGTTGGGGGATCAGAAAAGGGGGTAAATGGGGGGGATCATactggagatgatgaggttgcCGGTTtcgagggaggggacgaTGTACTGTCTGTTGTCGTGGGGGCCGAGGTCGAGGGACATGTCGAGGCggaaggaggtgagggtgttggatAGGTCGgtgaggttttggagggcgaggttgtgGTCGTTGTGATCGTCGTGGTCGTCGTGGCTGGGGATGATGTTTCCCAAATGTGCGTTGGCTTcgtcgagggaggagatggcggggGGCGTGATAGTGCATGTTGTTTTTGAGCGCGTTGATCTGTCTGTTTCGTCTGGTTGTTTTGCTGCCGGGTTTGACTCGGGCTTTGGCTCTTGGGAGCTCTTGGCCTCGGTGACAGCGAGCAGTTTTGTCACGGCGGCTGTGAGAGTCTGCAGCGTGGCCTCGATTCGGTCAAGTCGGTCAGGGAGAGAAGAGTTAACAAAGATGTTTGCTGGTTCCAGGGTTGCTGACGACGGAGCTGCCACCGGAGCTGCCACCGGGTCGGGAAACTGCCTGGCATAGTTGCATGGTCCAGGCCATGGCTTGCAAGCGGCGCATTTGGGAAGTTCGCGGGTGCATCTTTCACTGTTAGCTTCCATCTCTGTGCTTCTAGCCTAGAGAGATGCTGACTttgtcttcctcttcttacAGCTCTCGCACTTGATGTTGTCAGTTATGCCAGCCCGAGTCCATCTCTCATCAGAGCATTTCTTACCGCATAGCGAGCAACCTTGGGCCGACCCTCCATCTCTGCACTGGAACTATCCATCAATTTTCCACCTCACACAATACTTCAGCCAACTCGAACATCGAACATGTTGTTGAAGCAGTCTTTGTTATGCCAAGACCGTTGGATGCCTTGTTGTGTAACCAAAGCGATCTGGCCAATCAGATCATCGCAAGCACATGCCGTTGAGAAACAACAGCAGTCGTCCCTTGCTTTGTTGGGGAGTTGTTGACCATAGTGATTTTCTCACAACGCGTCCTTGATAAGCTGTAAAAGTAAGCATGAgtatcacatacgaccataggCAGTTGAATacacgggatcccgtccgctctcccctagttAAGCAATTGACCGCCAGaccagtactcaggtgggtgaccactggggaatccctggtgttgtatgtttttgacTTTTTATTCCTCTTTCATATCGTTCTGTTTCCTTTAAAATGGTGTTGAAGCATGTTTTTTGGCCTTCTTATGCTCCGAAATGCTCAAAGGTGAGGTGTCGTGATTTGGCATTTTCACTCTAAACCGCTGCGAGCGATTTATCCTGACTGAAAGTGCTCTTCTAATCGGAGGGATGTCTTTGCAACCCAGGCAACTGTATTTTGACTGACCCCACGCAGCCCCTTTTTACCTCCTGGTCTTGGCATCAGAGACAGTCTCTGTTGATCCCTAACCACCCATATCAAGTCATCTTATATTACCATGTATGCAAGTTCGCAACGGTCATGTTTCTGGCTTGATTCTGCTCCCATTTGAATACTAAGGAGAAGAACGTGATGCTATGGTatgagatggagaggaacTACAGAGCAGAGCAAAAGGATGACAATGTAAACCTTCACTCAGGCTGGTCAAAGCCCCTAGATGAGGTCGACAGGATCGAGATTCGGTCGACTATTATGTAGACACCCTGCCCCACATAATGACCAGCAAAAGTAAGTTAAcatatattatattatattccATACCTCAAAAGACAAATTAGGTCATAAGCCTTTTAACCGGAAAGGCCCATTAACTctctttaaaggcctatgGGCTGTCTTCAAAGACCTATTCGCTATCTTCAAAAGCATACGACCATTCTTTGAAAGCATAATTCACAATATGATATGGGTAAACCTACTTGTGTGTGTCAActattttgtggtgagggtgataGGGTCATCCCCACGCCTTGTCGCTCATAAACTCATCTCCTCAAGAGTGAAATGCATTGGACCTTTTTCCGCTTGGGCTGCATGATCCATCATTCTCAGCCACTGTCCTCCCTAGACGTGAACTCTATCTAACATGATTTATGCTTTCCTCCAGCAACTTCCGGATGTTTTGGAGGACCTCCTGACTGGGATCAAGGACTGGCATCTCCCGCGGggtctcttcctctctgTAACCATATTCGCAGAGTAATTTTATACAATCGGCTTGCTTGTGTTTGTCAAGATAGCTCATTGCACTCTCGCCGTCATTGTTCCGCACGTTGACATCCGCCCCATGCTCCACCAAAAGATGCATAACCGATGACGGGTTTGCTTGCATCGCAGCCAACATGAGAGCAGTGTTGCCTTCTTGATCGCTCCGCGCGTCCAGATCCGCGCCGTTCTCGACCAAGAGACGCACAGTTGACAAGTGACCGCCATCTACAGCCCACATGAGAGCAGTGAAGCCGCCTTCATCTCTCGCATTGATGTCAGCGCCGCGGTCGAGCAGGTCCCTGATCCGGGCATCCTTTCCATGACTCGCCGCACTACGTAGCCCCGTCCTGGTCAGCCACATGTTGTCAATCTTGAGCCTCCCCTTTTCGGGCTCCGCTAGGTACTCGTGATGGAGATCAACGCAGTCCATGACTGACACGCCGTTGACCGTCTTGGCCTGGGCGTCGGCGCCGCTCTCAAGCAGCATCTTGACAAAGCAGGTTCGTTTCCTCAGTATGGAAATGTGTAATGGTGTCCAGCCGTCCGGGCCGCCATGGATCGGAGCCCCGGCCTGCAACAAggcctcccccgcctccacctGCCCATGGTGCGCAGCTATGTGCAAGGCGGACCACCCCCCTCTGTCCGTCAAAGACACGACGGCGCCGTGCTGAATGAGCAGGTCAACGACGGCTCTGTTTCCTGATTTTACCGCTTTGAAAAGGGCTGTGCGTCCCTCGTTGGTCTTTGAGTTCACGTCAATGCCCATCTCCGAGAGCAACCGGACCGTCGACACGTGATGCTGTCCTGCGGTGTGGTCCAACGCTGAATAGTCGCCGAGGTCCCGTGACGTTAGAATGGAAGGGTTGTGTTCGACGAGGATGCGGA
Protein-coding regions in this window:
- a CDS encoding uncharacterized protein (COG:S; EggNog:ENOG503P63A), whose product is MDSSSAEMEGRPKVARYACESCKKRKTKCTRELPKCAACKPWPGPCNYARQFPDPVAAPVAAPSSATLEPANIFVNSSLPDRLDRIEATLQTLTAAVTKLLAVTEAKSSQEPKPESNPAAKQPDETDRSTRSKTTCTITPPAISSLDEANAHLGNIIPSHDDHDDHNDHNLALQNLTDLSNTLTSFRLDMSLDLGPHDNRQYIVPSLETGNLIISKFTPLTLFASPFFPPPSPRLLSTIIFSPGTVAPGWIIYTNYFLLSSPITATLFPSSVPHWRHNVRLALQNASLYLHPSKVNIAAFTMLSFHGEDFAASPNVSWMLCSHLCRMAQALRLWEGGGAEEGEGEEEKQRGLALFWAIYNMEKCCALTFGRSQVGLWDGVDVERVEMPRGEWFGAFRPHLTDQRRAKGVEGVDAEFGGYIFLRNVELAKLSGRVLEYLGKGEGTEEEREVLKGRLAEWFRETDETFRRGVERERQGGVPGAGVDVKREKVMRLYEFTVKFRYLHVLIILTKDSPGDRGLRVESARQAIGILPMTISGWDPVYNGVIWHLLYYPFTPFFVVFGHIVTNPRAETVPSDLRLLETVVEYIIALQPLLTLLRDLTAKLQKTAEIFLRLARRHVAETTGSIPFSSALQEDVTHPTGFSQPQDQPDLSQHPPEMVMPDQQDLFSLEGVDIDRFLSWVPQPMGFPGDIDFGVGDGTAGEEEEEEEEEQQQQQQQQQQQNRGVKRPLEATFDWFSWENYYADATQ